TACCCACGTATATTTGTTACAAAACATAATTCatcatatttaatatttttcatatattcATAAATTAAAATGAGGTTAAACTTAATAGAAGTATCATGCATATAGCATATTTCCAATTATAATACTACCAAAACAAATTtatagtttaaaaaataaacaaataaattactTCTGAACAATAATttaacttattattattatacagggATTATCGGGGTTATATAATAaacatttatcaattttaattagTTGCAGTACATTGTAAAAtctgtaaaattaaataaatcgaCATTAGGAGAACACGACCCGTATACTCAAGCTATACTGAGCGTATCTCAAACCGCTCTACTAAATTGTACTGAAATCGGTGTATACGTAAAAAAAACATAATCTTACATGTAGAAAATAGTATTTAGATTCttaaattttatcatttaacGACAACAATGAGTTCTATCATTACGAAAAATAAATGCAACAATTGTATCGATAAATAAGATACAGTTAAAATATTTGACGAACAACAATGAAATTGAGTAGCCAATTGAGCTGGTAGAAGAGTGTATAAAAAGTTACACGAATATTTCAAACTTTCATCAATGAAATGCATGAAATTTCATTTGGTgtttataatatgtataaacCACATCTCAACTGATGATGATTCTTAAGTGCTGCCTGAACATCCACATATCTAACTAACTGTCTTACATATGTAACAAGGCATActaaatacatataaatattaaataatgtttCATATATCTATATATCCAACATGGTATGCGCGCGCACGTGTGtgtgtattataaataatataaataatatcatCTAATCTAACattaaataatagaaacaatCTTGTACATTCATGAAGTAATAAGCGTACGGTACGAGTGAGCTTATAAATATAGGAATGTATATCGCGCGAGAGATGGGAAAACAATTATTGTTCTTTGTCCGCTGAAATAAGAAAAAACTTATGGCATACTTTCGAGACAACCCTTGATATGTTGCCAAGCTTGCAATCCctgtaatgtttaaaaataacgtTAATCTATCAGGATTGTATTAAGGATATAAAATGAATTGCAAATACGTGAAATATCAAATCATACTTTTCTGGCGAGCTTGAATTGTAAGATGCAATAAGTagccaaaatttcttttaaatctaCCACTTTTTGATGTTGAAATCTCTCTATATCCATCATTGCTTTAATAGAAAAAGACCTAGAACGATCATACATATAAAatggatgaaaattaatttcttataaGCTAATTTTTCGAACTAATGTTATTATGATTTCTGTTTTTATATTATCTATAAATTGAAAACGAACtttgaagaaaatttgttcatacaaaattttatcaaaatttgatGAAAATGCCTTACATTAAATCTTCGTCTACTTGTTTTACAGCTTCTTCATGCTGTGCAATTCTTTGCTCTAGCTGTAGTATCTTCAATTCACGAACTTCCTCTGTATCCACAGAACCAAACAATCGTGATATTAACCCTGATTTACCTGTAACAGTAAATCTTATTATGTTAATAAGTTCAAAACCTTTAATTTAATtagtaataatatttatcaTAGAATAGAACCTTGCATGACTTTTTCCTTTTGGTCAAATGCAGCAGTCAAAGCATCATGAGTTTCATCTTTAGTTAATTGTAAGGCTTCCCTTCGCTTAACTACTGCTTGCAGTGCAGAAGCACCAAACAACCATTCTTTTAATTGATCTGCTATTAGTTCTTCCTCTTCAAGAATGGTGTCTATCATTGCTGCTAATGAATCCATATAATGGCCCGATTTCTAAGAAAAGAAGCTGTAATGCAGTGTGCTTTGCAATACACATAATTAGAGTGTACCATAATCTTATCATCTAAAGTTCTTACACAAAAGCTaatcattttaatttttctaagaataaaaatattctaaaacttTATACTACTTAAAACTTCAAATACCTGTAATCCATCACCCATGTCCCTTTCTATGGCACTCCATTCACTGAACACACGACCATAATTTGCATGTAGTTTGTACAAACTGTATTGCTTCTCTACTAATCGTGCTCGTACTCGAAGAAGATTGCATAAATTATTCTAAAATGGAAGTGAaatgaatattataaatatctgATTCTTACATACTTTTAGATAATTAACATGCCTGAAGTTCAATTCcataattttttattgtttcaaaaCGTTTGTCTGGTTTTCTTAATCGTACTGCTACACTCAGTGCTTTTAATTTTGATTCTGCTAATTGCAAGTATCCTGTATAAAAGCATAAAGATTTATAATATGTTTAATAAGTATATGATGTAATTTACTAATAAGATaggttgttaataaattatttaatttaccaGTTTCTTTAATACTTTCTCTCCAGCCATCTTTTTGTTGTAGAAACCCCATAAAATGCTCATCACGAGACAGTATAGGATGCGATGCTACCCTTAGAAGAAAATTcttaacaaaaatttataacaaattttttaatgttattaattttttcattatgagataaataaataaataaatataatatacaaatgtGGATATACCTCAAGACCGGCTCTACGCCTGTCAACAAAGTCTGGATCAAATGTGTCAGTGGTAATTTTTTGCCATGcatataatacttttttttctgGTAATGGTGGCAGTACAATATATGGATaagaaatttctaaataagTACGGAGCAGTTCAAATTCGGTGTACCGGCGCCATAGAGAACTTACTTTGGTGAGTGCACCTTTAAATTCAGGGTCAGTAACTCTACAATAATATTATACACTAAAGTAGTTTGAAATTTCAGatataatttttccaaagaattaaatttacatAGTATCCTCATATTAAAAGAATACAATATTCATTTCATTATACTATTACTTACGTAGTCTCAATGAGGTAGACTGTATAAAATTCTCTTAAATTCAATGCTCCATTCGCTCGCTTTTCAGCTTCTACTACAGAGATCTCCATGTGATCAAATAATGAATCctaatatacaaaataaataatacaaagtcCTAAGATAcatgaaatataattatttgatttttttattattaggttgttAGATATAAAATGGTAAGTTTTCATAAACTAATATATTTGATTATGTTTTTATAACTGAAATATATctacaaatattataaattgcaGGTAAAAC
The Ptiloglossa arizonensis isolate GNS036 chromosome 3, iyPtiAriz1_principal, whole genome shotgun sequence genome window above contains:
- the LOC143144461 gene encoding sorting nexin-4 isoform X2, with amino-acid sequence MEEMFQNGNYEREANANVSTTETQKEDSLFDHMEISVVEAEKRANGALNLREFYTVYLIETTVTDPEFKGALTKVSSLWRRYTEFELLRTYLEISYPYIVLPPLPEKKVLYAWQKITTDTFDPDFVDRRRAGLENFLLRVASHPILSRDEHFMGFLQQKDGWRESIKETGYLQLAESKLKALSVAVRLRKPDKRFETIKNYGIELQNNLCNLLRVRARLVEKQYSLYKLHANYGRVFSEWSAIERDMGDGLQKSGHYMDSLAAMIDTILEEEELIADQLKEWLFGASALQAVVKRREALQLTKDETHDALTAAFDQKEKVMQGKSGLISRLFGSVDTEEVRELKILQLEQRIAQHEEAVKQVDEDLMSFSIKAMMDIERFQHQKVVDLKEILATYCILQFKLARKGLQAWQHIKGCLESMP
- the LOC143144461 gene encoding sorting nexin-4 isoform X1, giving the protein MIFHHINIFVGRVEIMEEMFQNGNYEREANANVSTTETQKEDSLFDHMEISVVEAEKRANGALNLREFYTVYLIETTVTDPEFKGALTKVSSLWRRYTEFELLRTYLEISYPYIVLPPLPEKKVLYAWQKITTDTFDPDFVDRRRAGLENFLLRVASHPILSRDEHFMGFLQQKDGWRESIKETGYLQLAESKLKALSVAVRLRKPDKRFETIKNYGIELQNNLCNLLRVRARLVEKQYSLYKLHANYGRVFSEWSAIERDMGDGLQKSGHYMDSLAAMIDTILEEEELIADQLKEWLFGASALQAVVKRREALQLTKDETHDALTAAFDQKEKVMQGKSGLISRLFGSVDTEEVRELKILQLEQRIAQHEEAVKQVDEDLMSFSIKAMMDIERFQHQKVVDLKEILATYCILQFKLARKGLQAWQHIKGCLESMP